A single Macaca mulatta isolate MMU2019108-1 chromosome 15, T2T-MMU8v2.0, whole genome shotgun sequence DNA region contains:
- the ZNF483 gene encoding zinc finger protein 483 isoform X2, which produces MQAVVPLNKMTAISPDPQTLASTEQNEVPRVVTSGEQEAILRGNAADAESFRQRFRWFCYSEVAGPRKALSQLWELCIQWLRPDIHTKEQILELLVFEQFLTILPGEIRIWVKSQHPESSEEVVTLIEDLTQMLEEKDPVSQDSTVSQEENSKEDKMVAVCPNTESRESITLKDVAVNFSRGEWKKLEPFQKELYKEVLLENFRNLEFLDFPVSKLELISQLKWVELPWLLEEVSKGSRPGPGYPS; this is translated from the exons ATGCAAGCTGTAGTGCCCTTGAACAAGATGACAGCCATCTCACCAGACCCTCAAACTCTGGCCTCGACTGAACAAAATGAGGTCCCAAGAGTGGTTACTTCTGGGGAGCAAGAAGCTATTTTAAGAGGAAATGCGGCTGACGCAGAGTCTTTCAGACAGAGGTTTAGGTGGTTTTGTTACTCAGAAGTAGCTGGACCCAGGAAAGCTCTGAGTCAACTCTGGGAGCTCTGCATTCAGTGGCTGAGACCAGACATTCACACGAAAGAACAGATTTTAGAGCTTTTGGTATTTGAGCAGTTCCTGACCATTTTGCCTGGGGAGATCAGGATTTGGGTAAAGTCACAACATCCTGAGAGTAGTGAGGAGGTGGTGACCCTAATAGAAGATTTGACCCAGATGCTTGAAGAAAAAG ATCCAGTCTCTCAAGATTCTACTGTTTCCCAAGAGGAGAACTCAAAAGAGGATAAAATGGTCGCTGTTTGTCCCAATACTGAGTCCCGT GAATCTATAACATTGAAGGATGTAGCTGTGAACTTTTCAAGAGGAGAGTGGAAGAAGCTGGAGCCTTTTCAAAAGGAGCTATATAAGGAAGTGCTACTGGAAAACTTCAGGAACCTAGAATTTCTGG ACTTTCCAGTTTCAAAATTAGAGTTGATTTCCCAGCTGAAGTGGGTTGAATTGCCATGGCTGCTGGAAGAAGTCTCAAAAGGCTCCCGACCAG